The Curtobacterium herbarum genome contains the following window.
CGAACCTCGCCTCCCTGCCGCACATCTCCGTCGCCGGTGCCGTCGCGACCGGCACCCACGGCTCCGGTGTCGGCAACGCGTCGCTCGCCCAGTCGGTCGTCGGACTCGAGATCGTCCGGGCCTCCGGCGACGTCGAGGTCGTCGGTGCGGACGACCCCCGGCTCGACGCGCACCGGGTCGCCCTCGGCGCGCTCGGCGTCGTCGTCGCCGTGCACCTGGCGGTCGAACCGACCTACCGGGTCGCGCAGACCGTCCACACCGGGCTCGGCTGGGACGTCGTCGACGCGCAGTTCGAGTCGATCATGTCCGCCGGCTACAGCGTCAGCATGTTCACCGGCTACACCGACGACGGCATCCGGCAGATCTGGACCAAGCGGCGCGAGGACCGCGACGACGCCGTGGTCGACCTCGCTGCCCTCGGGGCGGTCGCCGGGGCCGAACCGATCCACCCGGTACCCGGCAGCGAGACCGCCGGCGTCACCGAACAGGGCGGCGTCCCCGGACCCTGGCACGAACGGCTGCCGCACTTCCGGTCGTCGTTCACGCCCTCGGCCGGCGAGGAGATCCAGGCCGAGTACATGATCGACGCGAGCAACGCCGTCCCCGCGGTCCACGCGCTCCGGCAGATCGGGGACGCCCTCGCCCCCGTG
Protein-coding sequences here:
- a CDS encoding D-arabinono-1,4-lactone oxidase, whose amino-acid sequence is MIDDDTTTAAHTRTNWAGNVTYSASHLAEPTSVDDLQRLVASTPRLTALGSRHSFNTIADTDAVQVTLTGLPPELDVDSDRRVARVAAGLTHAQVAVGLEARGWALANLASLPHISVAGAVATGTHGSGVGNASLAQSVVGLEIVRASGDVEVVGADDPRLDAHRVALGALGVVVAVHLAVEPTYRVAQTVHTGLGWDVVDAQFESIMSAGYSVSMFTGYTDDGIRQIWTKRREDRDDAVVDLAALGAVAGAEPIHPVPGSETAGVTEQGGVPGPWHERLPHFRSSFTPSAGEEIQAEYMIDASNAVPAVHALRQIGDALAPVLFVSEIRRIAADDAWLAPSSGRDSVAFHFTFRRQNEDVAVALPLIEQALAPFGPRPHWGKVASASPERLHQVYPQLGAFAALARDLDPEGRFRNPFLDRVLG